The following DNA comes from Gadus macrocephalus chromosome 5, ASM3116895v1.
tgtttgtgtgtgtatgggagagGGGATTGTAGGTGTAAAGGTAGCAAGAACAGTGGACAGTATAACACAATGAAGGAAATCATTTTGACTTTGACTTCAAAtagtcataaaataaaataaaaggcattCCACTTACAgatatatggcaatgaatatCCACTGTCCCACGATGGAGGTGGCGTTGAAATTGCAGGTTCGATTTTATGACCAAGAGAGAGTCTTTATTCATCGAGGTTTTAACAAgtgaagagaaaaggagaagaaaagatGAAATAAGTGGTCCGGGCTCCATCGCAGGTGTCATTTGACAaaacactgccctctagtgtATCATCTGTCCTGGATTCCAGTAAACGTGCAACGTCAAAGTATGTGCAATTCTTCAACTCGACGGAAAAGACTTGGATATTTAATGGGTGTTGATAGCAAATAtcagaaacattaacataatTTCTGAGACATTATGGGGCTTGAACACTGGTCTCCACAGAATAATCCGAAGCAGCATCACTGCACCAACAGATTTTGCCTCAGATTTTATTTGGACATTCAGAAGAAGGACTTGAACCCTAGTCGGAGGCCCTTTCATCAGCAGGTCATAACACTGGACCACTTAGACACTAACTCGTGTCGGAAATCCTATTTTAATTTGAAGACCTGTGTTTcgttctcttttgtttttttcatgttcttTATGCCTCTACAGTAATACATGCATATTCGGGATGACTATGGTAGAGTTTGTGTCGATTTAACCAATTATGAATTTTCTTTATCTGGCTACATAGCAATGCATTCATATTTGTAGTATATGTTACAACAAAggaaaataataattcatatttcCATTTTTCAACAACTTTCGTGGCCCTCGAGGACAAGTTTCTCGAGGTGCACTTGATTGCACCATTTTTCTGCAGCGTCAAACACACTTTACCGTTCCAACCAATGTAGATGCGCAAACCCTTTTTATGCGTAGATGCCGTGACGGCGGTTCTTCGAAGCGCGGATTGGCCTGACCGCAGTTACTacggtgtaggcctacttggtcTGCGTACGGTGGCGGTGAGATTTCGTGAGGCATCGGTGAGTGAGTCTCACACTCCCAATGCATGATAGTTGAGCAGATCCATGTTTTCTTTCATTACTTTTAATCACCAATGTAATGAAACGCTGTATCTTGCTCACACTTGTTATTTTCCCTTCTAAACTAGACTCTATCGAGAGAATGTTCATTCTCTATGTAAAACATGTGGACCCCTGTTAGAATTAAACAGGACAAAGGCAACATGTCTAAATGAAAGAGAGATGAGAAGGCAAGATTGAAAGAGGGCTCGGGTTGAGGTTGGACAGCAAGCAATGGGCTCTCTACAGCTGCTGGCACTAATGACGACAATTACCACAGTAATAACGTTAGCCTATCTGAGGGAATGGAGGGGAAGGACaagtggttgtgtatgtgtgtgggtgggcagggttctgtgcgtttgtgcgtgtctgtgtggggtgggggtaggTGTAAGTGAAAGTTAGCAGGAACAGTAGAGAATTAAAAACGGACGGAAATCCTTTTCACTTGGACTTTAAATAgacatcaaataaaaaaaagtggcATAAGTTACAGATAACAATGAATTCTGTATCACGATGGAGGTGACGTTGAAATCACAGGTTGGATTTAATGGAGGGCGGGGTTGGTATTCTTTTATTCATAGAGTTTTAAACAAATGAAAAGAGCACAGAAGAGTAAAGGAGAAGGAACGATTAAATGGTAAATCCGAGCTCCATCAGAGGTGTCATTTGACAAAACAGTGCCCTCTAGTGTATCATCTGTCCTGGATTCCAGTCTTCAACTCGACGGAAAAGACTTGGATTTTAATGGGTGTTGATAATAAATAtcagaaacacatacaaatataatatCTGAGACATTTGACTATGACAAAATGGTCTGTATAACAGAAGTGAAAATAAGGCCTTGATATATGCCTATACAATAGAACGAGATTAATGATTTTTTGAAAATACTTTTAATCCTCATTGTAATGAAACACTGTATCTTGTTCACACTTGTTATTTTCTCTTCTCCAGGACAAAGTAGACCCTAGCGAGAAAATGTTAATGCTCTATGTAAAACATGTGGATGCCTGTTAGAATTAAACAGGACAAAGACAACATGTCTAAATGAAAGAGAGATGAGAAGGCAAGATTGAAAGAGGGCTCGGGTGGAGTTTGGACAGCAAGCAATGGGCTCTCTACAGCTGCTGGCACTAATGACGACAATTACCACAGTAATAACGTTAGCCTATCTGAGGGAATGGAGGGGAAGGACaagtggttgtgtatgtgtgtgggtggaaaggattgtttatctgtgtgtgtgtgtgtgtgtgtgtgtgtgtgtgtgtgtgtgtgtgtgtgtgtgtgtgtgtggtgtgtttgtgtgtgcgtgtgtctgtaaatgtgcgtgagtgtgtgcgtgagtgtgtgtgtgtgtgtgtgcgtgtgtgtttgtgtgcttgctaGTGCACGCATGTCATGCATGTGAGTATGCGTACACCTTCCATTGTAACAAGCTTTCAgtaccccctccccacccccatcctCTGAATCTCAATGTCTCTTTGTTAGCCCACAATAATTCTATTTGGGCCTCATATCCGCCATATCAGATTCTAGTTTGTACAAGGTAATTAGCAGAGGAAGGGAAGCCTCCACAACAGGAAAAATGTCCCATGACATCATGCTGGCTCCACACACTATTTGCTTGATTCTCCTTCAGACTGCAATCCGGAGACAATGAGCACATTTCTCGCATGggaggaatatatatatatatatatatatatatatatatcagcgTTTAAAATAAGGAACGAATAACAATGTTTCTGGAGGTTGTGGGGGGGTCGTGGGATGAGAGTGGGGAGAGCGGAGAGGACAAAATaacatgtaaaataaaatgGCCGAAGGGGCGATGGTGATAGACAGTGGGGGTAAAGTTCATCATTTTCATTGTAACCTGCACTTACATTCAGAACCACTTCATCGCAACGAGGAACCACTAGGAGAGAGACgatgagagaggggaggtgggggttaaCTGGCACTCGGGTCCCGGCATAACCAAACATAATCACATACCCTTCAGTCTTTCAGCCATTTTTATTTTCAATACTTTCATTTGCTGGTTGGTTTGCACAGTACAGGGAGCAGTGGGAGGTGATGTTGTCTCAACAGTGTGCCCAGGTTACACAGATTTGAATCAATTATGTTCCGCGTAACAAAGGGGTGCCTTTTGGAATACCATGTCCATTAAGCTTTTTTTAGAGTTCACcttgactctgcatagcctccctcctccccccccaccaccccttctcccccccccccccccccccccccccccccccctggcacttaatgtacacgtATTGTATGATATACCTCTTGGCACTGAAAAATAGTACTTTGCGTACGCATTTTATAGCGTCTTATCCTAACTATCTTTGTTAACTAGAGGGAAatggttaacctagcaattgtaagtgcttggcacttgttctatgaacattcttactgtaccgacagggATATATTGTTACTTCTCTTTCATCTAAAAAATTAACAGATTGTTATAGTTATGGATGGAAGCATCtgttaaatgccctaaatgtaaatgtaagtttTAGTTCATTTGACCTGTGGTCTGGTCGTTGATGTACAGCGCCCTCTGGAGTTGTGAGTTCTTACAACATCCACATTTTATTATCCTGAATTATATTtatctctttcttttcttgtttaATCTTGACTTTTGGTCGTTTCTATAGCATCCTTCCTTCTCCTCTAATTTAACTTTCCCAATTAATTCCCATTAAGCAACAGTGTCTCTAGTCTAGGCCATGGTGGCCAGACTGTGGTTGTGTATCTTCACTGACGTCCTCAAAGATAATTATGTTGTGcgttttcttttgtttattttaagaaaacacacaaattTGATTTTTTAACTAGATTTTATGCCTGGTTAATTTATAGAGGTGAATTCAACTTTTATTTTCTAGGAAAAACAGAATTTTGCTATGCATCACTTGTGTACGTGGACGAAAGAGTTGTGTCAAACCAGGAAGAGACTTATCAGGTTTTAACAAGTGCACCTCAACCAATTCAGATATAGCACCTCAACCAATTCAATGCTTCCCCATTGGCTAATCTAAAATTCAACCAAATTATTATTTAGTATATCCTGGAATATCATTGTTTTCATTGAGCAAAGAAAATCAGTTTAAATTCagatttttgtatatttttttctaaCCATTTTCTGTAAGGCATGTTATTTATGGCCCGTTCAGATCGCTGGGAATTATGGGTGAAATCATTTTTGCGACGTTGGAAAGTTCTcgtgaacgacacctcatgacTCTCTGATGATTCTACTTCCTTTCGGCAACTGGGGCcagaatagagtggcgaagtcacgccccttccggtagggctcatgggacctatgagatcgaaaaatatggagagaaatggagagaaaataattattttctggtcccagtctttatatgccctggattacacatatgttgtttgtggatttaaatgataatttttcatgcaaagaaaactaaaaatgttcgtgaagaagtttgatgattttaggttttatgtgaggccgctttgtgaactacagctcttcgctgctctcgacgcatatgatatgcgtcaccacacccgcccttggaactcggcacagagatggcgatctctctgccccacttcaccgctttttccaagaggaggataaaagcatcgaaagaggtgaaaaccattataagtcggggcacgtgcagagtttcagttatgccgatgggaagattgtcggtcttctccacgccagtcgcagggagcgtgacgtcacatacgagccgtgtagtctttctcgttgtgttttctctacagcctttatctgaacaattgcacaataaacggtcgaactctttgcatgaaaaattatcctttaaatccacaaacaacatatgtgtaatccagggcatataaagaccgggaccagaaaataattattttctctccattgacaccattcatatttttcgatctcataggtcccatgagccctaccggaaggggcgtgacttcgacACTCTattgcccagttggtgacgtattGTTTATTAGTGACGCGTATGAACATGCCGGACCACAAGGCAAAAGTTTTTACCGGTGCGAAAGTTTtactcaataaaaaataatcaaccACCATCATATCTATTTTTTTGCCATGTCGACACTTATTGATTGATGTTTTATCCGTCAGTTTTGAACgttgtactggtaaaccagctctagatgaGGGCAAGTGTAGCCTTCCATCAATCAACAAATGTATATAATGCCTCAACTAAAGTTTTATATTAATTCAGACAAAACtaaactatgtgtgtgtttcattcgtGGGTTAATTTCATCGCCTCAATGGTGCATGTATTCCGGTTTAATATATTGTGTTCTATAAAACGCAgacataaagtgtgtgtgagtgtgtatgtgtgtgtgtgtgcccgtacCCTCATGGACTTTTTCACATGCTGTATCCTGTTTTTAAGAGAAGGGGATAGACCAGAGAGCATGCTCAGGATAGATCCGTTTATGGACACTTTTATTGAAGGATTGGAAGATCCCTTCAAAAGATATGGGATTATTATCAACACACCATTTCCCTATTTGGTCACAAAGTCAGACGTGTACGTAGGAAATGTTATGTAGAAGTTTCACTTAACATAAGTAGTGTCTGCCATTCTGCCTTGAAAAGTGTTCCTTGAGCGCATTACTCAAGGAAGTTGCCTACCTTGAGtaacttgtttgtgtgtgtgtgtgtgtgttcattttgtTTCCTCTTTCAGCATTCCTTCATTGCGGTGATGCACTTTGCGGGCCTGAAAGCCGTTGGAGAGTCTGTGAAGAAGCCTCTGCTTTACTTACCCAGGTCAACCTCACAGCGTCCATGAACCTGCTCCAGGTGAGTGCTGACACTGCGCCCTAACAATGTCATCTCCAGTAATCATTGTGCCACTTAATAACTGGACGTTTCTTCAATTGTTATATTTGAGAGCTTGCCTTTCCCCCACAGTCTCTGCCTGacattaattgtgtgtgtgtgtgtgtgtgtgtgtgtgtgtgtgtgtgtgtgtgtgtgtgtgtgtgtgtgtgtgtgtgtgtgtgtgtgtgtgtgtgtgtgtgtgcgcgtgtgtgcgtgcgtgtgtgtgtgtgtgtttatgtgggcCTGTTTCCCAGGTCATGCAGGCTAACGGAGTGCACAACCTGGTGTTCAGCAGCTCGGCCACGGTGTACGGAGACCCCCAGCGGCTGCCCATCGACGACCAACCCCTACGGCAAGACCAAGTTCTTCATCGAGGAGATGATCAGCGACCAGTGCAAGGCCAATGAGGTCCGTGCACAAGTATGAGTGGAGAGGGCATGATGTGATACAAGATGTCCTCTGGAGTAGCGGTTTAAGATGTAGCTTAATTATTTTTCCTGGTCGTAGAGGCTTCATCAGAGAAATAGATACACAAATATAGAAATAACTCAAGCTAATCATTGTAGTTGTATTGAAAACCTTCTTGTGTCTGCACAGGACTGGAATGCAGTTCTGCTGCGGTACTTCAACCCGATCGGAGCTCACATCAGCGGCCTCATCGGAGAGGATCCTCAAGGCATCCCCAACAACTTGCTCCCATACGTTGCACAGGTACAATGTCTGCCGGCCTGGGAGCGACGGGTCACCGGACGTTACATTATCGTTATCTCCAACGCAAAacttttttgtttctttcttttctggGAACCACACCCAGGTTGCCATTGGGAGAAGAGAGCACCTCAGTGTGCATGGTGATGACTACGACACACCTGATGGGACAGGTAATAGAGAGCACCTCAGTGTGCACGGTGATGACTACGACACACCTGATGGGACAGGTAATAGAGAGGGGCTGGTGTCCAAAATCAGCAAATAACCTTCAGTGATGCGGATTAGCAAATAGAAACGGTTGTCACCTTAACCTGACCAAATGTTTGGTGGTGCGCTTATTTCATGGTAAATCTGAATTGTATACATTGTCCACGTAACCAGTTTATATAGTCTGCAGAATACAACCCTTCATATAACACTTttattaactttttattttcagtCATATAAGAACATTGTAAAGAAAATGGAATTTTCTTTTCCAGTGATAAGCTATTTACACAAATGTTTGTTTCTCATTAATGCTGAGTTGCTGCTGATGCTGATTCACTAGCTTATGAATCATCGAAATAGTTTCCTGTCTGAACATCTTTTCTGAGGCATGTTTTCCCCTCTTCCAATTTAAAGTTTGTCAATCATTAACCAGAAGACCTATTCAGACATTTCTTTGGGATtatgaccccctctctctcattcctctTGGACCGTTCCTGATCCGTCAGGAGCGGAAGCTGGTGCAAGAAGTGTCCGCTGCCGGAGGAGGCCAGCCACGTGGTGCGCGAGGGGCGAGGGCACTCGGCGCCACCACATTTGCATCACGTTCATCCAGGAGGATGTTTGCTTTGAAAACCTGGAGGAAGGCGAAacccagaggtgtgtgtgtttgtgtgtgtgtatgtgtgtgtgtgtgtgtctgtgtgtgtgtgtgtgtgtgtgtgtgtgtgtgtgtgtctgtgtctgagtctatgtgtgtatgtgtgtgtgtgcgtgcgtgtgatgcTAGATGAAGAAGTGCGAGTTGATGTTGGGTCAGTATACCCCGGTTACATCGATTTTAATCAATTATGTTCGGCGTAAAAAAGGGGTGCCTTTTGGAGTACCATTTCTATAAAGTTTTGATTAATTAATCCTGTGCTCTAGTCCTTGATATACAACGCCCTCTGGTGTTGTGAGTTGTTGCAACATCCACATTTGATCATCCTGAATTATATTTatctttcttttcttgttttACCTTGACGTAATTTTTCAAGGATCCCTCCTTCTACTCCACTCATTTCCCATTTCATTTGAGCTACAGTGTCTCTAGTCTCTCTAGTCCATGTTGTCCAGATTGTGGTTGTGTATCTTCACTGCCGTCCTCCAAGACAACAATGtgatccttctcttcctccttcaggTGACCCTTTGTCCTCCTCGACCCTGTCAAACAATTCGTTCTGAAATGTTGGTTTTATTGTTCGTTTTTTAGGGTGCTTGAGCTACATATATTagcaattaaattaaattaaattttacttgtatagcccttaatcaccattacagtctcaaagggcttaacaggccaaatatttatgacccctacctttacccaagccctgaaaagggcaagaaaaaactccagAGCCCATTATTACTGTCCCTTTTAACACATCTCCCAACAAATGTTTGTAATCTATGTGTTTATTTGATAGCAGTCTATATGACTCATGGTTGTGACGTTAGCACCTGCGCACTCACCCTGCCTGAGCACTGTAAGCTTTCCAGTCGCGGAAGTCTCTCCCAAGGCATTCTGGGAAATGCAAGAGTAGACTCCCGCATCTGATAGCTGGAGACCCTCTATCTGCAGCCA
Coding sequences within:
- the LOC132457937 gene encoding UDP-glucose 4-epimerase-like — encoded protein: MPDHKAKVFTARPRCTETPSGCPSTTNPYGKTKFFIEEMISDQCKANEDWNAVLLRYFNPIGAHISGLIGEDPQGIPNNLLPYVAQVAIGRREHLSVHGDDYDTPDGTGNREHLSVHGDDYDTPDGTGNREGLVSKISK